The Lewinellaceae bacterium DNA window GTGCAAGCCCTGGTAGAAGGGTTGGGATTAGGGATACCTGCCAATAACTCTTCTGACCCGCGGCACGGCACGGTAGCCAATGCCGAATACAACCTCGGATCCGGTGGTGCTATATCGATGTGGCCGGGCTCATTGGGCCTTGCTGCCACTTTTGATCCGGCAGTCGTGGAACAATTCGGAACCATAGCTTCGAAAGAATACCGCGCCCTCGGTATCGCGACGGCGCTATCACCACAAATTGACCTGGCTACCGAACCACGCTGGAACCGCGTGAATGGAACCTTTGGTGAACATCCCGGCCTGGCAACGGATATGGCTCGCGCATATGTCGACGGATTTCAGACTTCGGAGAACGGAGGATGGGGATTTCAGAGTGTCAATGCCATGGTCAAGCACTGGCCGAGTGGTGGTCCGGAGGAAGGTGGTCGTGACGGCCATTTCGGTTATGGAAAATTTGCTGTCTATCCGGGAAACAACCTGCAGGATCAACTGAAACCTTTTGTCGACGGCGCCTTTCATTTAAACGGTGGCACCGGAATGGCCGCAGCAGTCATGCCCTATTATACCATCTCCTACCAGCAGGATACGGTCTACGGCGAGAATGTGGGTAACAGCTACAGCAAATACATCATCAACGATCTCCTGCGCGGAGTCTATGGCTACGACGGCGTAGTATGTACCGACTGGATGATCACCGCCGATCCAGGTACACCCGACCAGTTCCTGGGAAAATGCTGGGGCATGGAAACAGCATCCATAGCCGAACGACACTTCAAAGTGATCGAAGCTGGTGTGGATCAGTTTGGCGGCAATAACGACGCTGAGCCGGTCATGGCCGCGTACCAGATGTTGGTTGACAAATATGGCGAACAGCCTGCCCGTGACCGGTTTGAAGCTTCCGCCATCAGGCTGCTGAAAAACATCTTCCGGACCGGTTTGTTCGAAAATCCTTACCTCGATCCGGAAGAATCTGCCAAAACGGTAGGCCAACCCGATTTTATGCTTGCGGGATACGAAGCGCAGCTGAAATCCATCGTCATGGTTAAAAACACGAATCAGGTAATGCCGGTCGCAAAGAAGAAGACCGTCTTCGTCCCTAAACGCCTGTTTCCCTCCACCGTTGGCTGGTTTGGTAATGTAACACCGGAGCGCATCGATTATCCGGTGAATATGGACATTATCCGCAAATACTATGAAGTGACCGAAGACCCAAAACAAGCCGATGTTGCCCTGGTTTTCATCAAAAGTCCGGCTTCCGGAACCGGTTATGATAAAGCTGACCTGTCCAGGGGGGGCAATGGGTACGTGCCCATCAGCCTCCAGTATAGCCCTTATACCGCAGACCTGGCCCGTGATCCGAGCATGGCCGGCGGCGATCCAACAGAATCATTTACCAACCGTTCCTACAAAGGAAAAACGATCCAAACCAGTAACCAGTCTGACCTGCAACTGGTTATGGATACCAAAAAAGCCATGGGTGACAAACCGGTCATCGTCTGTCTGGATGCGTCCAATCCCACCGTTATGGAGTTCGAACCGTATGTCGATGCTGTTTTAGTCAGTTTCAGCGTTCAGGACCAGGCTCTGCTGGATCTGATCAGTGGAGATCACGAACCCGGCGGACTGCTTCCGATACAAATGCCGGCTAACATGCAGACTGTAGAGACCCAAAAGGAGGATGTACCACTGGATATGGAGCCATATAAGGATTCCGCAGGGCACGTTTACAATTTTGGCTATGGCCTGAATTGGCAGGGCGTTATATCCGACCAGCGGACAGCGAAGTACGTGGGCGCAGACCAGTAGATTGATGTGATTTCAGGTTAACTGATTTTAGATTTTAGATTTTAAATGTTGTGGCTTTTTTGAAGCCCGGATACCTTATTGCCCCGATGCTTTGTCGCAACATCCATCCCCCTTCGAAGGAGGTATGCGATCTGCCAGGGAAAAACGAATGCGAAATTAACCTCCTCTCTTTTCATCTAAATCCCAAATCAACAGATTTACAAATAAACAAATAAACAGATATACAGATATACAGATATACAAATTAACACCTCTACAAATAAACACCTCTACATTTTGATGCCCTGATTCTCTTCATAATTACCAATCCATTATTTTAGTAATGGAACAACAGAACTGAAACCGATGAAAATACTATCAATCTTACCTTTCTTGATTACAACCATCACCTGGGCACAGCCGACGCAAACCATCCGGGGTAAAGTTGCAGACAGTGAATCCCATTTTCCGCTGATTGGCGTGCACGTCATTGCCCTGGATGAAGCGAGCAACCAATACGTCGCCACCACGGATCTTGACGGAGATTTCAGGCTGGAGAAAATCCCGGTTGGAAGGGTTTCGATCACTTTTTCCTACCTCGGATATAAAGATTTTAAGATGGCCGATGTCATCGTTACTTCCGGGAAGGAAGTTATCCTGAACATCACCCTGCAGGAATCGGTCACCGATCTGCAGGAAATCGTTGTTGTAGCAAGACAGGCAGGTGAAGCAAGGAATGAAATGGCTACGGTAAGTACCCGGGAGTTTTCGGTTGAAGAGACCAACCGATATGCCGGATCACGGGGTGAGCCCGCGAGGATGGCCAGCAATTTTGCCGGTGTGCAGGGCGCGGATGACTCCAGGAATGATATCATCATCAGAGGTAACAGTCCACAGGGAGTCCTTTGGCGGCTGGAAGGAATAAATATCCCCAATCCCAATCACTTTTCCATACCCGGTACCGGTGGGGGCCCTGTCACAATACTCAATAACAAGTTCCTGGCCAACAGTGATTTTTTTACCGGCGCTTTTCCTGCCGAATACGGGAATGGCCTGGCTGGCGTATTTGACCTGAAAATGCGCAATGGCAATAACGAGAAACTGGAATTCAGCGGTCAACTGGGTTTTTTAGGAACGGAATTAATGGCAGAAGGCCCTATTTCTAAAAAGAGCGGATCATCCTTTCTTGCTACCTACCGGTATTCTACACTGCAATTATTCCAGTTTTTAGGAATTAATGTGGGAACAGATGCTATCCCTCAATATCAGGACGGAGCTTTCAGACTTAATTTCCCCTTAAAATCCGGAGCCAATATTTCCTTCTTTGGCATTGGAGGCACATCTACCATCGATATTATCTTAAGTCAGGATACTGTGCCGGATAATGAAACTCTTATTTATGGATCAAACGACAGGGACCAGTATTTCTCGTCCAGAATGGGTGTCGCAGGCCTCTCATACACCCACCCTGTCAATGAAAGAACATATATCAAGACGACTTTCTCCGCCTCCAACAGCTGGATCAAGGCGCATCACGATTTTTTACCCCGCTATGTCGAGCAGGGAGAATATACTTATGTGGCACCTTACAATAAAGACAACCTACCCAGCATCCTGGATTATGTGTTTCGGGAAAATAAATATTCAGCGTATTTCTTCATAAACCGGAAATTCAACAAACAAGCGAGCATGAAGGCAGGGATCAATGCCGACCTGTTTGACCTCTATTATCAGGATAGCGCCCGGGTGATGAGTTTTGACCTTAACAACGAGCTAACGGTAGAAGATTGGAAAACAAGGTGGAACTCTACGGCGACTCCGCTTCTGTTGCAACCTTATGTGCAAATGAAATACAAATTCAGCGATGACCTCATCGGAACAGCAGGCATAACTTCCGTGTATTATTCGTTGAATACCAATAGCTTTTCACCATTTGAACCCCGGCTGGGGCTGAGTTATTCACTGACAAAAACCCAGAAGCTGTCATTGGGACTGGGATACCATAGTCAGACCCAATCCAACTACCTGTATTTTTACAATCCGGTAAACACCAATGCCGAGCCCTATAATCTCGGTATGGGGTTAAGCAAGAGCAGCCAGATCGTGGCGGGATATGACCTCTCCTTACAAGGCAATATTCGCTTTAAAGCAGAAACCTATTTTCAATACCTCACTAAAATACCGGTAGAGAAAAATTCCAGTTATTTCTCCCTGATCAATGCAGGCAGCGGATTTTCCAGGTTTTTTCCCGATGAATTAAAAAATACCGGTACAGGCAGAAATTACGGACTTGAACTTACCATTGAAAAATACTTCAGCAATCAATATTTTTTCCTGTTCACCGGATCATTGTATGACAGTAAATACAAGGGCAGTAATGGCCAATTGACCAATACGACATTTAATGGTAATTATGCCATGAATGCCTTATTTGCCAAGGAATGGAAATTTGAACGGTCATCCCTAAATGCAGGTGGAAAGGTCACCTTTGCAGGAGGAAGGAGGTATGGAGATGTTGATGAAACGGCCTCCAGGGAAGAAGGAGAGATCATATACCTTAACAACAGCAATTACAATAAATATGCTTTCAGGCCTTATTTCCGGGCGGATGCGAAAGTGAACTACCGTTTTAACCGGAATAAAGTATCCCATGAAATAGCTGTCGACCTGGTCAATGTCTTTAATATTAAGAACATCCTCACTTTAACTTATGATCCGGACAGCCCGGAAACCAATTACACCCGGGAGGAATACCAACTCGGTTTTTTGCCGCTGTTTTATTACCGTATCGATTTTTAAGATATTCCGACTGCTGACTACATGCTCCTGATCCTTATCTTCAGCTGATGAAGAAATTCCTTAAGATCCTGGCATTCGTAGTTGCACTTCTGGTCCTGGCAGCTGGCATTCTATGGTATGTGTATTTTCGTCCGGCGCCACCGGCTATTTCGGATGCCGACCGGGCACGCCTGGAAATCATGCCGTTGCCGGCAAAATTGAAATTAAAGGATGGCGCATTCGTAATCCCGCAGACCTGGTCCATTCAATATACAGCAATCCGGACCGCCCGGATTGAAGGTGCAGCAGATCGTTTCTTTATTCGCTTGACCAGGCAAACCAAGATGAATTTCTCCAGCAAAACCGGACCGCAACTGATCATCGATTGCAGCCGGGAAAGTCCTCGCTATCCAAACCTTCAGGAGGATGAGTCGTATACGCTGATGGTGTCAACCAGTCAAATTGTTCTGAAAGCCGCAGATGAATATGGCATCCTCCGCGGTCTGAACACCCTGGCACAAATGGTGCAGCGACAGGGGGACAACTGGGTGATCCCGGCTGTAGAGCTGGAAGACCAACCTCGCTATACCTGGCGCGGACTGATGATCGATGTATGCCGGCATTGGATTCCCAAGGAAGTTATTTTGCGCAATCTGGATGCTATGGCTGCTGTCAAGTTAAATGTATTGCACCTCCACCTGAGCGATTACCAGGGGTTTCGCGTCGAGTCGCGTCGTTATCCCAGGTTGCAGGAGCAGGGATCCGAGGGGAACTATTATACGCAGGATGATATCCGGGAAATGGTCAATTATGCAGCGGAACGGGGCATACGCATCATTCCGGAATTTGATCTGCCCGGCCACTCTACGTCCTGGCTGGTTGGATATCCTGAACTGGGCAGCGCTCCCGGTCCTTATACCATTGACGGCCTGGCAGGTGTGCTGAATCCGGTATTGGACCCTACCCGTGAAGAGGTGTATCGATTTCTGGATGGTATCATCGGTGAAATGGCCGGATTATTTCCAGATTCGGTATTGCATATTGGCGGTGATGAAGTCAATCCCCATGACTGGAATGAGAATCCATCCATCCAGCAGTTTATCCAGGATCATCAGTTGACTGATAACCACGGCCTCCAAGCTTATTTCAATCAGCGCCTGTTCGCTATTTTGACAGCACATGGTAAGCGGATGATGGGCTGGGATGAGATCCTTCACCCCGATCTACCTCCATCCGGCATCATCATTCAGCCCTGGCGCGACCCAAAAGCCTTGTGGGCTGCTGCCCGCCAGGGTTACGATGGCGTCCTTTCCAATGGCTATTACCTGGACTATAAGCAGCCCGCAGGAAAACATTATCAGGTAGACCCGGAAATCATCCCCGGGGCGGTCACCATTGAGATTGATTCATCCAACTGGCAAAGCTGGAAAACAACGATAACATTTCAGGATAATGTCATGGATGGGGAATTGTACCTGTTTGGTCAAGATGGCGATCTGCGGGGTATCATTCAATCGATGGGCAATACCGCTTCTTTCACAGATCCTGTGTGGGAAA harbors:
- a CDS encoding family 20 glycosylhydrolase, which gives rise to MKKFLKILAFVVALLVLAAGILWYVYFRPAPPAISDADRARLEIMPLPAKLKLKDGAFVIPQTWSIQYTAIRTARIEGAADRFFIRLTRQTKMNFSSKTGPQLIIDCSRESPRYPNLQEDESYTLMVSTSQIVLKAADEYGILRGLNTLAQMVQRQGDNWVIPAVELEDQPRYTWRGLMIDVCRHWIPKEVILRNLDAMAAVKLNVLHLHLSDYQGFRVESRRYPRLQEQGSEGNYYTQDDIREMVNYAAERGIRIIPEFDLPGHSTSWLVGYPELGSAPGPYTIDGLAGVLNPVLDPTREEVYRFLDGIIGEMAGLFPDSVLHIGGDEVNPHDWNENPSIQQFIQDHQLTDNHGLQAYFNQRLFAILTAHGKRMMGWDEILHPDLPPSGIIIQPWRDPKALWAAARQGYDGVLSNGYYLDYKQPAGKHYQVDPEIIPGAVTIEIDSSNWQSWKTTITFQDNVMDGELYLFGQDGDLRGIIQSMGNTASFTDPVWENNLLTFSNESSFGRIKYELTAHGDSLSGTMRIALFSLDIKGVKNGGSDRPDGDPLPLFEKIEPLTGEETRHILGGEACMWTEMVSAQTLEGRVWPRMAAIAEKWWSPQSLTSDVKDMYRRLWITEEGLVRQGLQSHSNQYDLLTGITGKWSPALQDFADVLQEDLFFNRMTIYPQPYNVKMPLDRMVDAAMPESKVAYRFNQLAQEYVSSPRDSLRAQIISWLDRWIESAAYVESMRSEHPELDEVAPHADHLSRLSRLVIAKLNQEQATEAESEIQELLQDAGKPFGGTLLVVNEGLSILLQ
- a CDS encoding TonB-dependent receptor; this translates as MKILSILPFLITTITWAQPTQTIRGKVADSESHFPLIGVHVIALDEASNQYVATTDLDGDFRLEKIPVGRVSITFSYLGYKDFKMADVIVTSGKEVILNITLQESVTDLQEIVVVARQAGEARNEMATVSTREFSVEETNRYAGSRGEPARMASNFAGVQGADDSRNDIIIRGNSPQGVLWRLEGINIPNPNHFSIPGTGGGPVTILNNKFLANSDFFTGAFPAEYGNGLAGVFDLKMRNGNNEKLEFSGQLGFLGTELMAEGPISKKSGSSFLATYRYSTLQLFQFLGINVGTDAIPQYQDGAFRLNFPLKSGANISFFGIGGTSTIDIILSQDTVPDNETLIYGSNDRDQYFSSRMGVAGLSYTHPVNERTYIKTTFSASNSWIKAHHDFLPRYVEQGEYTYVAPYNKDNLPSILDYVFRENKYSAYFFINRKFNKQASMKAGINADLFDLYYQDSARVMSFDLNNELTVEDWKTRWNSTATPLLLQPYVQMKYKFSDDLIGTAGITSVYYSLNTNSFSPFEPRLGLSYSLTKTQKLSLGLGYHSQTQSNYLYFYNPVNTNAEPYNLGMGLSKSSQIVAGYDLSLQGNIRFKAETYFQYLTKIPVEKNSSYFSLINAGSGFSRFFPDELKNTGTGRNYGLELTIEKYFSNQYFFLFTGSLYDSKYKGSNGQLTNTTFNGNYAMNALFAKEWKFERSSLNAGGKVTFAGGRRYGDVDETASREEGEIIYLNNSNYNKYAFRPYFRADAKVNYRFNRNKVSHEIAVDLVNVFNIKNILTLTYDPDSPETNYTREEYQLGFLPLFYYRIDF
- a CDS encoding glycoside hydrolase family 3 C-terminal domain-containing protein; the encoded protein is MNYSKRAIQIQLAVSLAILITSCAPQWTEADHGTYKVITNNGGAALGYSPQSGVSILTVSRHAFKDLNRNGSLDPYEDWRLSADLRAADLAKKMTVEQIAGLMLYSAHQRIPGGGFRGDGTYQGKPYDQSGSKASDLSDQQIEFLKEDNLRHVLVTTIESPAVAAEWNNNVQALVEGLGLGIPANNSSDPRHGTVANAEYNLGSGGAISMWPGSLGLAATFDPAVVEQFGTIASKEYRALGIATALSPQIDLATEPRWNRVNGTFGEHPGLATDMARAYVDGFQTSENGGWGFQSVNAMVKHWPSGGPEEGGRDGHFGYGKFAVYPGNNLQDQLKPFVDGAFHLNGGTGMAAAVMPYYTISYQQDTVYGENVGNSYSKYIINDLLRGVYGYDGVVCTDWMITADPGTPDQFLGKCWGMETASIAERHFKVIEAGVDQFGGNNDAEPVMAAYQMLVDKYGEQPARDRFEASAIRLLKNIFRTGLFENPYLDPEESAKTVGQPDFMLAGYEAQLKSIVMVKNTNQVMPVAKKKTVFVPKRLFPSTVGWFGNVTPERIDYPVNMDIIRKYYEVTEDPKQADVALVFIKSPASGTGYDKADLSRGGNGYVPISLQYSPYTADLARDPSMAGGDPTESFTNRSYKGKTIQTSNQSDLQLVMDTKKAMGDKPVIVCLDASNPTVMEFEPYVDAVLVSFSVQDQALLDLISGDHEPGGLLPIQMPANMQTVETQKEDVPLDMEPYKDSAGHVYNFGYGLNWQGVISDQRTAKYVGADQ